The sequence ttttcagacaaATTTTCAGTCAATCCTATGCTATGCAACACTTCAGATAATTGATCAAGTACTATagtcatcaaaattttcatctaaaaatTAAGACCCTCTCTCAAATGGCACCTCACTTGAGCCCAAcacaacacaaaagaaaaagactgaaataaaaaatatatttaaaaataaataaataaataaataaaaaacctcaatGCCTATAATTTGAGggacataaaaaaattaaaaaaaaaaaaaaaaagagtaaaaaaaagggaagaaaaaaattaaagcatctAACAAAGTAGATGTGCTGTGCGCTGAAAGGACCAGTTGAATCACATAATTGACTAAAGATGGCACACCTGTTTTATACTGTCCTATTTAACAATACAACAGGCAGAATTATTAGCTTTATGCTAaattcctttcctttcctttccttgtCTGGTTTTGATATGAGACAATCTTATAGTATCAATGACGGATTCCCACTAGTGCCTTCAAGAACCTCCTCCTTCATTCTATCGAATCCAAACAAACAGCATAAGTACACTTTGTGTGGCAAGCCAATATTCTTAATTCAAAAGCTCTAGCCTGCAGCTTCattattgagagagaaagaaagaaagagagacagaaGCTCGAGATGGGAAAAGCTCGTACAGTTGGTGTAGGAATGGACTACTCTCCAATCAGCAAAGCAGCACTTCGATGGGCTGCTGATAATTTAATGGAGGATGGAGATCGTATCATCTTAATCCATGTCCAGCCACCCAAATCCGATCATACCCGGAAGCAACTTTTCGAGGACACTGGATCACGTCTCTACCTTTTACCTTAATCTTTGTTCATGACTACTCTTTTGCATGTGTATACTCAATACTCAACCcttttttctatgtttttgtttttgcagcTTTAGTTCCTCTTGAGGAATTTAGGGAGATTAACTTTTCCAAGCAATATGGACTTACAAATGATCCAGaggttcttgaagttcttgatgCAGTGTCAAAGACCAAAGGGGTATTGATTTTATTTGCTTTCATtctgtatatatacatatttgtcATGAAAGTTTTGCTAGCTGTGCATAGCCATGGGTGTGACTGTATGTGTTGGAACAGGTGAAGGTGGTGGCCAAGGTCTACTGGGGGGATCCAAGGGAGAAGCTGTGCTATGCTGTAGAAGATCTCAAGCTCGACTCACTTGTTGTTGGAAGCAGGGGTCTAGGCGCTATCAAAAGGTAAACTTTTATCATCGCTTACTCGAGAATTCAGGATCATTCACCAATAACGATTTCCATTTGTCAAAGTGGTAATCTAACCATATTAGGGATAAAACTTAGTTTGGCCTTGTTTATGCTCTCCATACACATCAAGTATCTTCCTGTCTTAAATGTTAAC is a genomic window of Quercus lobata isolate SW786 chromosome 2, ValleyOak3.0 Primary Assembly, whole genome shotgun sequence containing:
- the LOC115976022 gene encoding universal stress protein PHOS32-like, translating into MGKARTVGVGMDYSPISKAALRWAADNLMEDGDRIILIHVQPPKSDHTRKQLFEDTGSPLVPLEEFREINFSKQYGLTNDPEVLEVLDAVSKTKGVKVVAKVYWGDPREKLCYAVEDLKLDSLVVGSRGLGAIKRVLLGSVSKYVVTNASCPVTVIKGTLSKP